The Pseudomonas sp. FP2309 genome has a window encoding:
- a CDS encoding sigma-54 dependent transcriptional regulator: MPHILIVEDETIIRSALRRLLERNQYQVSEAGSVQEAQERFSIPTFDLIVSDLRLPGAPGTELIKLGQGTPVLIMTSYASLRSAVDSMKMGAVDYIAKPFDHDEMLQAVARILRDRQSASSAPAEQRPAGKAATGADKPGTDNSNGEIGIIGSCPPMQDLYSKIRKVAPTDSNVLIQGESGTGKELVARALHNLSKRAKAPMISVNCAAIPESLIESELFGHEKGAFTGASAGRAGLVEAADGGTLFLDEIGELPLEAQARLLRVLQEGEIRRVGSVQSQKVDVRLIAATHRDLKSLAKIGQFREDLYYRLHVIALKLPALRERGADVNEIASAFLLRQSARINRTDLKFAPDAEQAIRHYSWPGNVRELENAVERAVILSESPEISAELLGIDIELSDLEDDDFIGLSPQQGGASNTSHEPTEDLSLEDYFQHFVLEHQDHMTETELARKLGVSRKCLWERRQRLGIPRRKTGVASES, from the coding sequence ATGCCGCACATTTTGATCGTCGAAGACGAAACCATTATCCGCTCTGCCTTGCGTCGCCTGCTTGAACGTAATCAGTACCAAGTCAGCGAAGCCGGCTCGGTGCAGGAAGCACAAGAGCGTTTCAGCATTCCCACGTTCGACCTGATTGTCAGTGACCTGCGCCTGCCCGGCGCGCCCGGCACCGAGTTGATCAAGCTTGGCCAGGGCACGCCCGTGCTGATCATGACCAGCTACGCCAGCCTGCGTTCGGCGGTGGATTCAATGAAGATGGGCGCGGTGGACTACATTGCCAAGCCTTTCGACCACGATGAAATGCTTCAGGCCGTGGCCCGCATCCTGCGCGACCGTCAGTCGGCCAGCAGCGCACCGGCCGAACAGCGCCCGGCCGGAAAAGCAGCCACCGGTGCGGACAAACCGGGCACCGACAACAGCAACGGCGAGATCGGCATCATCGGGTCCTGCCCGCCGATGCAGGACCTGTACAGCAAGATCCGCAAAGTGGCGCCTACCGACTCCAACGTACTGATCCAAGGCGAGTCGGGCACCGGTAAAGAATTGGTGGCACGTGCGCTGCACAACCTGTCAAAACGTGCCAAGGCGCCGATGATCTCGGTGAACTGCGCGGCAATCCCCGAATCGCTGATCGAGTCCGAACTGTTCGGGCACGAGAAAGGTGCATTTACCGGCGCCAGCGCCGGACGGGCGGGCCTGGTGGAGGCGGCGGACGGCGGCACGCTGTTCCTCGATGAAATCGGCGAGTTGCCACTGGAAGCACAAGCGCGCTTGCTGCGGGTCCTGCAGGAAGGTGAAATTCGCCGTGTGGGCTCAGTGCAATCGCAGAAGGTCGATGTGCGCCTGATCGCGGCGACTCACCGTGACCTCAAGAGCCTGGCCAAGATCGGCCAGTTCCGTGAAGACTTGTATTACCGCCTGCACGTGATCGCCCTCAAACTGCCGGCCTTGCGCGAACGTGGCGCCGACGTCAACGAGATCGCCAGCGCATTCCTGCTGCGCCAGAGTGCGCGCATCAACCGTACCGACCTGAAGTTTGCCCCGGACGCCGAACAGGCCATCCGGCATTACTCGTGGCCGGGTAACGTGCGGGAGCTGGAAAATGCGGTCGAGCGTGCGGTGATTCTGTCGGAGAGCCCGGAAATTTCCGCCGAACTGCTGGGCATCGATATCGAACTCAGTGATCTGGAGGATGACGATTTCATCGGCCTGTCCCCGCAGCAGGGCGGTGCCAGCAATACCAGCCATGAGCCAACGGAAGATTTGTCACTGGAAGACTACTTCCAGCATTTCGTCCTTGAGCATCAGGACCATATGACCGAGACCGAGCTGGCACGCAAACTCGGCGTGAGCCGCAAATGCCTGTGGGAGCGTCGCCAGCGCCTGGGCATCCCGCGTCGCAAGACCGGCGTGGCCAGCGAAAGCTGA
- a CDS encoding Rieske (2Fe-2S) protein, which translates to MKFLCASHALAPNSSVGFDINGSRLLAVRRDGIAYFYINRCPHRGIPLEWQPDQFLDDSASLIQCATHGALFLIENGECIAGPCAGKSLKALRGREDEQGLWVDI; encoded by the coding sequence ATGAAGTTTCTCTGCGCCTCTCACGCCCTCGCCCCCAACAGCAGCGTTGGCTTTGATATCAACGGCTCCCGGCTCCTGGCAGTGCGACGGGACGGCATTGCCTACTTCTATATCAACCGCTGCCCCCATCGCGGCATCCCGCTGGAATGGCAACCTGACCAGTTCCTTGATGACAGCGCCAGCCTGATCCAATGCGCCACGCACGGTGCCCTGTTTCTGATCGAAAATGGCGAATGCATCGCCGGGCCGTGCGCAGGCAAAAGCCTCAAAGCCCTACGCGGTCGCGAAGACGAACAAGGCTTGTGGGTGGACATCTAA
- the dksA gene encoding RNA polymerase-binding protein DksA, whose amino-acid sequence MSTQAKQQQTQGLGGFEPYVEKKGEEYMGEPMREHFTKILNKWKQDLMQEVDRTVDHMKDEAANFPDPADRASQEEEFALELRARDRERKLIKKIDKTLQLIKDEEYGWCESCGIEIGIRRLEARPTADMCVDCKNLAEIKEKQVGK is encoded by the coding sequence ATGTCCACCCAAGCAAAGCAACAGCAGACTCAAGGCCTCGGCGGCTTCGAACCCTACGTGGAAAAAAAGGGCGAGGAGTACATGGGCGAGCCCATGCGCGAGCACTTCACCAAGATCCTGAACAAGTGGAAACAGGACTTGATGCAAGAGGTTGACCGTACCGTTGACCATATGAAGGACGAAGCCGCCAACTTCCCGGACCCGGCCGACCGTGCCAGCCAGGAAGAAGAGTTCGCCCTCGAACTGCGCGCCCGTGATCGCGAGCGCAAGCTGATCAAGAAAATCGACAAGACACTGCAACTGATCAAGGACGAAGAATACGGCTGGTGCGAGTCCTGCGGCATTGAAATTGGCATTCGCCGCCTGGAAGCTCGTCCTACCGCCGATATGTGTGTGGACTGCAAGAACCTGGCAGAAATCAAGGAAAAGCAGGTCGGCAAATAA
- a CDS encoding iron ABC transporter permease has translation MTTLVKPKTLFIGLALLCVLAVWLSLALGPVSLPLLDTLKAALRLVGVPIEAQGLEQAELILGQIRLPRTLLGLAVGGVLALSGVAMQGLFRNPLADPGLVGVSSGAALGAAIAIVGGSFFGGLPDALGPYLLSLCAFLGGLGVTALVYRLGRRNGQTNVATMLLAGIALTALASSTVGLFTYLADDATLRTLTFWNLGSLNGASYSRLWPLLLVSAAVALWLPRRAKALNALLLGESEASHLGIDVEGLKRELVFCTALGVGAAVAAAGMIGFVGLVVPHLVRLLAGPDHRVLLPASVLAGASLLLLADLVARLALAPAELPIGIVTAFIGAPFFLYLLLRGRA, from the coding sequence ATGACTACTCTGGTTAAACCGAAAACGCTGTTTATAGGGTTGGCACTGCTGTGTGTCCTGGCAGTCTGGCTCTCGTTGGCACTGGGGCCGGTGAGCTTGCCGTTGCTAGACACGCTTAAGGCGGCCTTGCGTCTGGTTGGCGTGCCGATTGAGGCGCAGGGGCTGGAACAGGCTGAGCTGATTCTGGGGCAGATTCGTTTGCCACGGACCTTGTTGGGGCTGGCGGTGGGCGGCGTGTTGGCATTGTCTGGGGTGGCGATGCAGGGGCTGTTTCGCAACCCGCTGGCCGATCCGGGGTTGGTGGGGGTTTCCAGTGGTGCCGCGCTGGGGGCGGCCATCGCAATTGTTGGTGGTTCGTTTTTTGGCGGCCTGCCGGATGCGCTCGGGCCGTACTTGCTGTCGCTGTGTGCGTTCCTCGGCGGGTTGGGGGTGACGGCGCTGGTCTATCGCCTGGGACGGCGTAACGGCCAGACTAATGTGGCGACGATGCTGCTCGCCGGTATTGCCCTTACGGCGTTGGCCAGTTCGACGGTGGGCCTGTTTACCTACCTGGCCGATGACGCCACGTTGCGTACCCTCACGTTCTGGAACCTGGGCAGTCTCAACGGCGCCAGTTATTCGCGGCTGTGGCCGTTGTTGTTGGTCAGTGCGGCTGTCGCGCTGTGGTTGCCGCGACGGGCCAAGGCGTTGAATGCGCTATTGCTCGGTGAGTCCGAGGCCAGTCATCTTGGGATTGACGTCGAGGGGCTCAAGCGCGAATTGGTGTTCTGCACGGCCCTGGGGGTAGGTGCCGCGGTGGCGGCGGCAGGCATGATTGGCTTTGTCGGGTTGGTCGTGCCGCATTTGGTGCGATTGCTGGCGGGGCCTGATCACCGTGTCTTGTTGCCGGCTTCGGTATTGGCTGGCGCGAGCTTGCTGCTGTTAGCCGATTTGGTCGCTCGCCTGGCCTTGGCGCCGGCGGAATTGCCGATCGGCATAGTCACTGCGTTTATTGGCGCGCCATTTTTCCTCTATCTATTGCTGCGAGGGCGCGCCTGA
- a CDS encoding hemin ABC transporter substrate-binding protein, translating into MRLSTSAIALVVGLLVNHGALASELPQRWVSAGGALSEWVAALGGEPKLVGVDTTSQHPESLKALPSIGYQRQLSAEGILSLRPQVLVGTEEMGPPPVLAQIRSAGVQVEMFSAQPDLATLKGNLQHLGKLLGDETKASQLFAGYEQALDQQKNLVTRAQVTQTAPGVLLLIGHAGGKPLIAGKDTAGDWVLQQAGGKNLATHSGYKPFSVESLAGLRPDVLVFADRALTGDAARAALFRENPILASTPAAKNGRVFELDPTLLVGGLGPRLPQGLARLSAGFYPSQTKAAP; encoded by the coding sequence ATGCGCCTGAGTACCAGCGCTATTGCGCTTGTTGTCGGACTACTGGTCAACCACGGGGCGCTGGCCTCTGAACTGCCGCAACGCTGGGTCAGTGCCGGCGGGGCGCTCTCGGAATGGGTTGCGGCGTTGGGCGGCGAACCGAAGTTGGTCGGCGTGGATACCACCAGTCAGCATCCTGAATCGCTCAAGGCGTTGCCCAGCATTGGTTATCAGCGCCAATTATCGGCTGAAGGCATTCTCAGCCTGCGCCCACAGGTGCTGGTGGGGACCGAAGAGATGGGGCCACCGCCGGTGCTGGCGCAGATCCGCAGTGCGGGGGTGCAGGTTGAGATGTTTTCGGCGCAGCCGGATTTAGCGACGTTGAAGGGCAATCTTCAGCACTTGGGCAAATTGTTGGGTGATGAGACCAAAGCCAGCCAATTGTTTGCCGGATATGAACAGGCGCTTGACCAGCAGAAAAACCTGGTAACCAGGGCTCAGGTCACGCAAACGGCCCCTGGCGTATTGCTCCTGATCGGCCATGCTGGCGGCAAACCGCTGATCGCCGGTAAAGACACTGCAGGCGATTGGGTGTTGCAGCAGGCTGGCGGGAAAAACCTTGCCACCCATAGTGGTTACAAGCCGTTTTCCGTGGAGTCGCTGGCAGGGTTGCGCCCGGATGTTTTAGTGTTTGCCGACCGTGCCCTTACGGGGGACGCGGCGCGCGCGGCGTTGTTCAGAGAGAACCCTATCCTGGCATCCACACCCGCTGCGAAAAATGGGCGCGTGTTTGAATTGGACCCAACCCTGCTGGTGGGCGGGCTTGGACCACGGCTGCCGCAAGGCCTGGCCAGGCTGTCCGCTGGCTTTTACCCCTCCCAGACTAAAGCCGCCCCATGA
- a CDS encoding pyridoxal phosphate-dependent aminotransferase, with protein MAQPYSARSRAIEPFHVMALLARANELQAAGHDVIHLEIGEPDFTTAEPIIQAGQAALANGKTRYTAARGLPELREAISGFYQQRYGLSVDPERILVTPGGSGALLLASSLLVDPGKHWLLADPGYPCNRHFLRLVEGAAQLVPVGPDVRYQLTADLVAKHWNQDSVGALVASPANPTGTILTRNELAQLSAAIQARNGHLVVDEIYHGLTYGTDAASVLEVDDDAFVLNSFSKYFGMTGWRLGWLVAPPAAVGELEKLAQNLYISAPSMAQYAALACFSPQTLSILEERRAEFGRRRDFLLPALRELGFGIAVEPEGAFYLYANISSFGGDAFAFCRHFLETEHVAFTPGLDFGRHQAGHHVRFAYTQNLDRLQEAVERIARGLRSWQG; from the coding sequence ATGGCCCAGCCCTACAGTGCGCGCAGTCGCGCCATCGAACCTTTTCATGTCATGGCGTTGCTGGCGCGAGCCAATGAGCTGCAGGCGGCCGGCCATGATGTCATTCATCTGGAGATCGGCGAGCCGGACTTCACCACCGCCGAGCCGATTATCCAAGCCGGCCAGGCGGCCCTTGCCAATGGCAAAACGCGTTACACCGCGGCCCGTGGGCTGCCCGAGTTGCGTGAGGCGATCAGTGGCTTCTACCAGCAGCGCTACGGGCTGAGCGTTGATCCTGAGCGCATTTTGGTCACGCCCGGTGGCTCCGGCGCTCTGTTGCTGGCCAGTAGCCTGTTGGTCGATCCGGGAAAACACTGGTTGTTGGCGGACCCCGGCTACCCATGCAACCGACATTTCCTGCGTTTGGTAGAGGGCGCCGCACAACTGGTGCCGGTCGGCCCGGATGTGCGCTATCAACTGACCGCTGATCTGGTGGCCAAGCACTGGAATCAGGACAGTGTGGGGGCATTGGTTGCCTCGCCCGCCAACCCTACCGGCACGATTCTTACGCGGAACGAATTGGCCCAGCTCAGCGCTGCAATCCAGGCGCGTAACGGCCACTTGGTGGTGGATGAGATCTACCACGGCCTCACCTACGGCACCGATGCGGCCAGCGTGCTGGAAGTCGACGACGACGCGTTTGTCCTAAATAGTTTTTCGAAGTATTTCGGCATGACCGGTTGGCGCCTTGGCTGGCTGGTAGCACCGCCGGCGGCAGTCGGTGAGCTGGAAAAATTGGCACAAAACCTCTACATCAGTGCCCCCAGCATGGCCCAATATGCGGCGCTGGCCTGTTTCAGCCCGCAAACCCTAAGCATCCTGGAAGAGCGCCGCGCCGAATTTGGCCGCCGTCGCGACTTCCTGCTGCCGGCCTTGCGCGAGCTGGGCTTTGGCATTGCCGTAGAGCCGGAAGGTGCCTTTTATCTGTATGCCAACATCAGCTCGTTCGGCGGCGATGCCTTCGCGTTCTGTCGTCATTTCCTCGAGACGGAACACGTCGCCTTCACGCCTGGCCTGGATTTTGGTCGCCATCAAGCCGGCCACCATGTGCGTTTCGCCTACACGCAGAATCTTGATCGGCTACAGGAAGCGGTAGAACGTATCGCCCGTGGCTTGCGGAGTTGGCAAGGCTGA
- a CDS encoding sensor histidine kinase, which translates to MPMSFSLTQMLLISAAYLAALFGVAWISERGMIPRAIIRHPLTYTLSLGVYASAWAFYGTVGLAYQYGYGFLSSYLGVSGAFLLAPVLLYPILKITRTYQLSSLADLFAFRFRSTWAGALTTVFMLIGVLPLLALQIQAVADSISILTREPVQHVVALAFCALISLFTIFFGSRHIATREKHEGLVFAIAFESVIKLIAIGGVGLYALYGVFDGPQQLELWLLQNQTALAALHTPLQEGPWRTLLLVFFASAIVMPHMYHMTFTENLNPRSLVSASWGLPLFLLLMSLAVPLILWAGLKLGATTNPEYFTLGIGIAANSPALALLAYVGGLSAASGLIIVTTLALSGMALNHLVLPLYQPPAEGNIYRWLKWTRRALIVAIIMAGYGFYLLLGAGQDLANLGIVAFVATLQFLPGVLSVLYWPTANRRGFIAGLLAGILVWVVTMLLPLVGNLQGFYIPLLNMIYVLDDTSWHMAAIASLAANVLMFTLISLFTNASPEETSAAEACAVDNVRRPQRRELHAASPQEFATQLAKPLGAKAAQKEVEQALRDLYLPFDERRPYALRRLRDRIEANLSGLMGPSVSQDMVETFLPYKAGGENYVTEDIHFIESRLEDYHSRLTGLAAELDALRRYHRQTLQELPMGVCSLAKDQEILMWNKAMEELTGIAAQRVVGSRLNTLGEPWKELLQGFINVPDEHLHKQHLALDGQTRWLNLHKAAIDEPLAPGNSGLVLLVEDLTETQMLEDKLVHSERLASIGRLAAGVAHEIGNPITGIACLAQNLREEREEDSEIIEISGQILEQTKRVSRIVQSLMSFAHAGAHQNQDEAVCLAEVAQDAIGLLALNRRNFEVQFFNLCDPDHWVDGDSQRLAQVLINLLSNARDATPAGGAVRVKSEAFEHTVDLIVEDEGSGIPQNIMDRLFEPFFTTKDPGEGTGLGLALVYSIVEEHYGQITIDSPADIESQRGTRIRVTLPRHVEATSAVN; encoded by the coding sequence ATGCCGATGAGCTTTAGCCTCACCCAGATGCTGCTGATCAGCGCCGCCTACCTGGCCGCGTTGTTCGGTGTGGCCTGGATCAGTGAGCGCGGAATGATTCCGCGGGCGATCATTCGCCATCCATTGACCTACACGCTGTCCCTCGGCGTCTACGCCAGCGCCTGGGCATTTTATGGCACGGTGGGCCTGGCCTATCAGTACGGTTATGGCTTTCTCTCCAGCTACCTCGGCGTATCCGGCGCGTTTTTGCTGGCGCCGGTGTTGCTGTACCCGATCCTGAAGATCACCCGTACCTACCAGCTGTCGTCCCTGGCAGACCTGTTTGCTTTCCGTTTTCGCAGCACCTGGGCCGGCGCGCTGACAACGGTGTTCATGCTGATTGGCGTATTGCCGTTGCTGGCCCTGCAAATCCAGGCGGTAGCGGACTCCATCAGCATCCTCACCCGTGAACCCGTGCAACATGTGGTGGCCCTGGCCTTCTGCGCGTTGATCAGCCTGTTTACAATTTTCTTCGGTTCACGCCATATCGCCACCCGCGAGAAACACGAAGGCCTGGTGTTTGCGATTGCCTTTGAGTCGGTGATCAAGCTGATCGCCATTGGTGGCGTCGGTCTCTATGCGCTCTACGGCGTCTTCGATGGCCCGCAACAGTTGGAACTGTGGCTGTTGCAGAATCAGACCGCCCTCGCCGCCCTGCACACACCGTTACAGGAAGGCCCTTGGCGTACGTTGCTGCTGGTGTTCTTCGCCTCGGCGATCGTGATGCCGCACATGTATCACATGACCTTTACCGAAAACCTCAACCCTCGCTCATTGGTCAGCGCCAGCTGGGGCCTGCCGCTGTTCCTGCTGCTGATGAGCCTGGCGGTGCCGCTGATCCTGTGGGCCGGCCTTAAGCTGGGCGCCACCACCAACCCCGAATATTTCACCCTCGGCATCGGCATTGCCGCCAATAGCCCGGCCCTGGCGCTGCTCGCCTACGTCGGCGGTTTATCGGCGGCCAGTGGACTGATTATCGTCACAACGCTGGCGCTGTCGGGCATGGCGCTCAATCACTTGGTGCTGCCGCTGTACCAGCCGCCCGCCGAAGGCAATATCTACCGCTGGCTGAAGTGGACACGCCGTGCGCTGATCGTTGCGATCATCATGGCTGGCTACGGCTTCTACCTGCTGCTGGGCGCGGGCCAGGACCTGGCCAACCTCGGCATCGTTGCGTTCGTCGCCACCTTGCAGTTCTTGCCGGGTGTGTTGTCGGTGCTGTACTGGCCGACCGCCAATCGTCGTGGGTTTATCGCCGGTCTGCTCGCAGGGATTCTGGTCTGGGTCGTGACCATGCTGTTGCCGCTGGTCGGCAACCTGCAGGGCTTTTACATCCCACTGCTGAATATGATCTACGTGCTGGACGACACCAGTTGGCACATGGCGGCGATTGCGTCGTTGGCCGCCAACGTGCTGATGTTCACCCTGATCTCGCTGTTTACCAACGCCAGCCCTGAAGAAACCAGCGCCGCCGAGGCCTGCGCTGTGGATAACGTACGCCGCCCGCAGCGCCGCGAATTGCACGCGGCGTCGCCCCAGGAGTTCGCCACGCAATTGGCCAAGCCGCTGGGCGCCAAGGCGGCGCAAAAGGAGGTCGAACAGGCGTTGCGCGATCTGTACCTGCCGTTTGACGAGCGCCGCCCCTATGCACTGCGCCGTTTGCGGGACCGCATCGAAGCCAACTTGTCCGGCCTGATGGGCCCCAGCGTGTCCCAGGACATGGTGGAAACCTTCCTGCCCTACAAAGCCGGCGGTGAAAACTACGTCACCGAAGACATCCACTTTATCGAGAGCCGGCTGGAGGATTACCACTCACGCCTCACCGGACTTGCCGCCGAACTCGATGCACTGCGCCGCTACCATCGCCAGACCCTGCAGGAACTGCCGATGGGCGTGTGCTCATTGGCCAAGGATCAAGAGATCCTGATGTGGAACAAGGCCATGGAAGAACTCACCGGCATCGCCGCGCAGCGGGTCGTGGGTTCGCGCTTGAACACACTGGGCGAGCCGTGGAAGGAATTGCTGCAAGGCTTTATCAATGTGCCCGACGAGCATTTGCACAAGCAGCACCTGGCCCTCGATGGCCAAACCCGCTGGCTCAACCTGCACAAAGCCGCGATCGACGAGCCCCTGGCGCCGGGTAACAGCGGCCTGGTGTTGCTGGTCGAAGACCTCACCGAAACCCAGATGCTCGAAGACAAGCTGGTGCACTCCGAACGCCTGGCCAGCATTGGTCGACTGGCGGCAGGGGTGGCCCACGAGATCGGCAACCCGATCACCGGCATCGCCTGCCTGGCGCAAAACCTGCGCGAAGAGCGCGAAGAAGATAGCGAAATCATCGAAATCAGCGGGCAAATCCTCGAGCAGACCAAACGGGTGTCGCGCATCGTGCAGTCGCTGATGAGCTTTGCCCATGCCGGCGCCCATCAGAATCAGGACGAGGCGGTGTGCCTGGCCGAAGTGGCCCAGGATGCCATTGGGCTGCTGGCCTTGAACCGGCGCAATTTCGAAGTACAGTTCTTTAATTTGTGCGACCCGGACCATTGGGTCGACGGCGACTCACAACGCCTGGCCCAGGTGTTGATCAACTTGCTGTCCAACGCCCGCGATGCAACACCGGCCGGTGGCGCAGTAAGGGTCAAGAGCGAGGCTTTCGAGCACACGGTCGATCTGATCGTGGAAGACGAAGGCAGCGGCATTCCACAGAACATCATGGACCGATTGTTCGAACCCTTCTTCACCACCAAGGACCCAGGTGAAGGTACCGGTCTGGGCCTTGCACTGGTCTATTCCATCGTTGAAGAGCATTATGGACAAATCACCATCGACAGCCCGGCTGACATTGAAAGCCAACGCGGCACCCGTATTCGGGTGACCTTGCCGCGTCATGTCGAAGCGACGTCCGCTGTGAACTGA
- the gluQRS gene encoding tRNA glutamyl-Q(34) synthetase GluQRS, which translates to MTASTYIGRFAPTPSGHLHFGSLVAALASYLDARAHHGRWLMRMEDLDPPREEPGAQAAILHALESYGFEWDGELVRQSERHDAYAKVLNDLFNHGLAYACTCSRKQLELYNGIYPGLCRNAGHDQQDAAIRLRVPELEYHFSDRVQGEFRQHLGRDVGDFVIRRRDGLYAYQLAVVLDDAWQGVTDIVRGADLLDSTPRQLYLQELLGLRQPRYLHVPLIVQPDGNKLGKSYRSPPLATDQATPLLVRALRALGQKPGVELLHASPRELLDWGIQHWDATLIPRTLTLAEAQLS; encoded by the coding sequence ATGACAGCCTCTACCTATATCGGGCGTTTCGCCCCTACGCCCAGCGGCCATTTGCACTTCGGCTCGCTGGTCGCCGCCCTCGCCTCCTACCTTGACGCCCGCGCCCACCACGGTCGCTGGCTGATGCGCATGGAAGACCTCGACCCTCCCCGCGAAGAGCCCGGCGCCCAGGCTGCGATCCTCCACGCCCTGGAAAGCTACGGTTTTGAATGGGACGGTGAACTGGTCCGACAAAGCGAGCGGCATGATGCCTACGCCAAAGTACTCAATGACCTGTTCAACCACGGCCTGGCGTACGCCTGCACCTGCTCACGCAAACAACTGGAACTCTACAACGGGATTTACCCCGGCCTGTGCCGAAATGCCGGTCACGACCAGCAGGACGCCGCCATCCGTTTGCGAGTGCCGGAACTGGAATACCACTTCAGCGACCGCGTACAGGGTGAATTCCGGCAACACCTTGGCCGCGACGTCGGCGATTTCGTCATCCGTCGCCGTGACGGCCTTTATGCCTATCAATTGGCGGTGGTACTCGACGATGCCTGGCAAGGTGTGACCGATATCGTGCGCGGCGCCGATCTGCTGGATTCAACCCCGCGCCAACTGTACTTGCAGGAGCTGCTGGGCTTGCGCCAACCGCGCTACCTGCATGTACCGCTGATCGTCCAGCCGGACGGCAACAAACTGGGCAAGTCCTACCGTTCGCCGCCACTGGCGACAGACCAGGCCACACCGTTGCTCGTCAGAGCCCTGCGCGCCCTTGGCCAGAAACCTGGTGTTGAGCTGCTTCACGCCAGCCCACGGGAACTGCTCGATTGGGGCATCCAGCACTGGGATGCCACCCTGATCCCACGCACACTGACACTGGCCGAAGCGCAATTGAGCTGA
- the sfsA gene encoding DNA/RNA nuclease SfsA, which yields MRFYPPLEEGRLIRRYKRFLTDIESVTGELLTIHCPNTGSMLNCMVEGGQVWFSRSNDPKRKLPGTWEIAETPQGRLACVNTARANQLVEEALRAGVITELNGFTALKREVAYGQEKSRIDFRLEYPAGAAYVEVKSVTLGFDDSRVAAFPDAVTQRGAKHLRELAHLARDGVRAVQLYCVNLSGIDAVRPAVEIDAAYAAALGEAKAAGVEVLAYGVRVTPEEVCVDRRLDVLLD from the coding sequence ATGCGTTTTTATCCTCCCCTTGAAGAAGGTCGGCTCATTCGCCGTTATAAGCGCTTTCTCACTGATATCGAGTCCGTTACCGGCGAGTTGCTGACTATTCACTGCCCCAATACTGGCTCGATGCTCAATTGCATGGTCGAAGGCGGGCAAGTCTGGTTCAGTCGTTCCAACGACCCCAAACGCAAGCTGCCCGGCACCTGGGAAATTGCCGAGACGCCTCAGGGGCGTTTGGCGTGCGTGAATACGGCGCGCGCCAATCAGTTGGTTGAAGAGGCGTTGCGCGCGGGTGTGATAACCGAGCTAAACGGTTTCACTGCGTTAAAGCGCGAAGTGGCTTACGGTCAGGAAAAAAGCCGCATCGACTTTCGGCTGGAGTACCCCGCCGGCGCGGCGTATGTGGAAGTCAAAAGTGTCACCCTCGGTTTTGACGACAGCAGGGTTGCCGCTTTCCCTGATGCGGTGACGCAGCGTGGCGCCAAGCATCTGCGGGAGCTGGCGCATCTGGCGCGTGACGGTGTGCGCGCAGTGCAGTTGTATTGCGTCAACCTGTCGGGCATTGATGCGGTGCGTCCGGCAGTGGAAATCGATGCGGCCTACGCTGCCGCACTGGGCGAGGCCAAGGCGGCCGGTGTGGAGGTGTTGGCGTACGGCGTGCGTGTGACGCCTGAGGAAGTGTGTGTGGATCGCCGCCTCGACGTGTTGCTCGATTAG